The proteins below come from a single Alosa sapidissima isolate fAloSap1 chromosome 23, fAloSap1.pri, whole genome shotgun sequence genomic window:
- the trmt10c gene encoding tRNA methyltransferase 10 homolog C: MSMRFAKLSLLNELRQCCHSLPPRLVLKKRYLSPSANFASSLNHLQNPTRSLSTSWPKWKDVHQPKDEEKEKLDLDIWKSVMRSQVAEEETSRTSDDDTVQGEAREMSQDPPLEATREMVEMWRQAGKKVPEDITNEQLEIVAELTSKSAKKKYLKFLSIKEGYKKANKEKQEKKKMEWLAKKEEMSKEEGDDEEGSSKLKNTFILHYWQRSLDRLIGWQGAQAMRFGQPLVFDMSYEPQMTRREIENTINQLLETEGCNRRSVEPFHLHFCNLNPEGAYHKELLKRYSTEAWENLLITTSPQQHIDMFPREQLVYLTADSPNVLRTFDHNKVYIIGALVDRSNLPGVSLANAKRLKLTTARLPLDEYLHWECGTKNLSLDRIFRILMAVKETGSWMEALKFVPQRKHAGFYSAKKGSTDFKGAEGRDTIQANRELKNLFISKQRSKGRAEGKAPLQSPIINVLKSKGAARSDTQKARKNWWEE, from the coding sequence ATGAGCATGAGATTCGCGAAGTTATCTCTGCTGAATGAATTGCGACAGTGTTGTCATTCTTTGCCTCCAAGATTAGTTTTAAAGAAAAGGTATCTGTCGCCATCTGCAAACTTCGCGTCTTCACTCAACCACCTCCAAAACCCTACACGGTCTCTCAGCACAAGTTGGCCGAAGTGGAAAGATGTGCATCAGCCCAAAGACGAAGAAAAAGAGAAGTTGGACTTGGACATCTGGAAATCCGTAATGAGGTCTCAGGTGGCAGAAGAAGAGACGTCAAGGACCAGTGACGATGACACCGTCCAAGGAGAGGCCAGGGAGATGAGCCAGGATCCCCCACTGGAAGCTACCCGTGAAATGGTGGAGATGTGGCGTCAGGCAGGAAAGAAAGTGCCAGAGGACATTACGAACGAACAGCTAGAGATTGTAGCTGAGCTCACCTCCAAGTCTGCAAAGAAAAAGTACTTAAAATTCCTGTCCATCAAAGAAGGTTACAAGAAGGCCAACAAGGAGAAACAAGAAAAGAAGAAGATGGAGTGGTTGGCCAAAAAGGAGGAGATGAGCAAAGAAGAGGGTGATGATGAAGAAGGCAGCAGCAAGCTAAAGAACACTTTTATTCTCCACTACTGGCAGCGGTCTCTTGACCGACTAATTGGCTGGCAGGGTGCGCAGGCTATGCGGTTTGGCCAGCCGCTGGTGTTTGACATGAGCTATGAACCGCAGATGACACGGCGTGAGATAGAAAACACAATCAACCAACTATTGGAGACTGAAGGCTGTAACCGACGTTCTGTAGAACCATTTCACTTGCACTTCTGCAACCTCAATCCCGAAGGTGCCTACCACAAGGAACTACTCAAACGCTACAGTACTGAAGCATGGGAGAACCTCCTAATTACCACCTCCCCCCAGCAACACATTGACATGTTCCCTCGTGAACAGCTGGTGTACTTGACAGCTGATTCGCCCAACGTGCTCCGCACCTTTGATCACAACAAGGTGTACATCATCGGGGCCTTGGTGGACCGCTCTAACCTGCCCGGAGTCTCTTTGGCCAATGCCAAGCGTCTGAAGCTGACCACTGCGCGTTTGCCACTGGATGAGTATTTGCACTGGGAATGTGGTACCAAGAACCTGAGCTTAGATCGGATATTCCGCATTCTGATGGCCGTCAAGGAGACCGGAAGCTGGATGGAGGCCTTGAAGTTTGTGCCCCAGAGGAAGCATGCCGGCTTCTACTCTGCCAAGAAGGGCAGTACTGACTTCAAGGGTGCAGAGGGGAGAGACACAATACAGGCAAACAGAGAGTTAAAAAACTTGTTCATCAGCAAACAACGCTCTAAAGGTAGAGCGGAAGGTAAAGCTCCTCTTCAGAGCCCAATAATAAATGTACTGAAAAGTAAGGGGGCTGCACGCTCTGACACTCAGAAGGCCAGAAAGAACTGGTGGGAAGAGTAA
- the txnl4b gene encoding thioredoxin-like protein 4B: MSLFLPKLSCKKDIDTVIKTVAEKVLVLRFGRDDDVICMQLDEILSKTSHDLSNMAAIYIVDVDKAPIYSRYFDISFIPSTVFFFNGQHMKVDYGSPDHTKFVGSFKTKQDFMDLIEVIYRGAMRGKLIVQSPIDPRNIPKYNLLYHGI; encoded by the exons ATGAGTTTATTTCTTCCTAAGTTGTCTTGCAAGAAAGACATCGATACAGTCATTAAAACTGTTGCTGAAAAGGTTCTGGTTCTACGTTTTGGAAGAGATGATGATGTGATATGCATGCAACTAGATGAAATT CTGTCAAAAACATCCCATGATTTAAGCAACATGGCTGCTATCTATATTGTGGATGTGGACAAGGCACCTATCTATTCTCGCTATTTTGACATCAGTTTCATCCCCTCAACGGTGTTCTTCTTCAACGGACAACATATGAAAGTTGACTACGG GTCTCCAGATCACACGAAGTTTGTGGGGAGCTTCAAAACCAAGCAAGACTTTATGGATCTCATCGAGGTGATCTATCGTGGAGCCATGAGAGGAAAGCTAATTGTTCAGAGCCCGATAGACCCCAGAAATATCCCCAAGTACAATCTACTCTACCATGGCATCTAG
- the si:ch73-41e3.7 gene encoding cotranscriptional regulator FAM172A homolog, whose amino-acid sequence MEFGSNIDHNNQSLSGFPYCFTKDGLLCHKVTGELYVFRFNCHDVQSTQREQATLCSFITTYVYNILEHHLQLQRAFLPHNEGFVYMSPGALQNKRALLVLVQDTGTIRCGVWSWRMVVREGLRRGGQILYVLWAISESWGVLLMNPNEGGLSSEEHVCRVWDCLISQSAAEHIVMVAHGYGGLAFVDLLCRRAEAVESRVSAVAFIDSSHNVWHQPLRADGRGWLRAHSRRWVLSSKPLNGPVGTLRAGMQLSAGTLCHDSAPATCMESVFRFFTKAIRPRAPPTPFSIVTRSRSMCLAQERDIRAGNHPSK is encoded by the exons ATGGAGTTTGGATCTAACATCGACCACAACAACCAGAGTCTGTCTGGATTCCCTTATTGCTTCACAAAGGATGGCCTTCTGTGCCATAAGGTCACAGGAGAATTGTATGTTTTCCGCTTTAACTGCCACGACGTCCAGAGCACCCAAAGAGAGCAGGCAACTCTTTGCAGCTTCATCACCACATATGTCTACAACATCCTCGAGCACCACCTGCAGCTGCAAAGGGCCTTTCTGCCCCACAACGAGGGCTTTGTGTACATGAGTCCTGGAGCGCTGCAGAACAAGAGGGCCCTGTTGGTGCTGGTTCAGGACACAGGCACCATACGCTGCGGAGTGTGGAGCTGGAGGATGGTGGTCCGTGAGGGCCTTAGGAGAGGCGGTCAGATTCTCTACGTGCTCTGGGCCATAAGCGAGAGCTGGGGTGTGCTGCTCATGAATCCAAACGAGGGAGGGCTGTCATCTGAGGAGCATGTCTGCCGTGTCTGGGACTGCCTGATCTCCCAG AGTGCTGCTGAACATATAGTGATGGTTGCTCATGGTTACGGTGGACTGGCGTTTGTGGACCTGCTGTGTCGGCGAGCAGAGGCAGTAGAGAGCCGTGTGTCAGCAGTTGCCTTCATAGACTCCTCCCACAACGTGTGGCACCAGCCCCTGAGGGCGGATGGGCGCGGGTGGCTGCGTGCCCACTCTAGGAGGTGGGTGCTTAGCAGTAAACCCCTGAACGGACCCGTGGGCACCCTAAGAGCTGGCATGCAGCTCTCTGCCGGCACTCTATGCCACGACAGCGCACCTGCTACCTGCATGGAGTCAGTGTTTCGGTTCTTTACCAAGGCGATAAGACCCAGAGCACCACCCACTCCCTTCAGCATCGTCACCAGGAGCAGGAGTATGTGCCTGGCCCAGGAAAGGGACATCAGAGCTGGCAACCACCCCAGTAAATAA